A portion of the Segatella copri DSM 18205 genome contains these proteins:
- the sufD gene encoding Fe-S cluster assembly protein SufD, producing MHSEKQYLDLYQSSSRIIKKNSAEVLNAVRDAAFEDFRRLGFPSRKIERYKYTDMSAIFEPDYGLNLNRLEIPVDPYEAFRCDVPNLSTSLYFVVNDAFYNKALPKVELPEGVIVDSLNKIAAENPEFIGKYYAKIAKTDEDGITALNTFLAQDGLLIYVPKNVKVERTIQVINILRSDVDLMVNRRVLIVMEPGAEAKFLFCDHAADDKNFLATQVIEAFVGENASLDLYCLEETHYKNSRVSNVYIEQQANSRVNHNVITLHNGITRNRLDLVFKGEGAECFCNGCVIADKNQVVDNNTLIDHQVGHCTSNELYKYVLDGEARGAFAGRVLVRHGAQKTISQETNQNLCATKTARMFTQPMLEIYADDVKCAHGSTVGQLNDAALFYMQQRGVSREEAKLLLQFAFINEVIDKMELEPLRDRLHHLVEKRFRGELNKCEGCKLCK from the coding sequence ATGCATTCAGAAAAACAATATTTAGACTTGTATCAGTCTTCTTCGAGAATAATCAAGAAGAACAGTGCTGAGGTGCTCAATGCGGTGCGCGATGCAGCATTCGAGGACTTCCGTCGCTTGGGCTTCCCTTCCCGAAAGATAGAAAGATACAAGTACACAGATATGAGCGCCATCTTCGAGCCAGACTATGGCTTGAACTTGAACCGTCTGGAAATTCCGGTAGATCCATACGAGGCTTTCCGCTGCGATGTGCCTAATCTGAGCACTTCGCTCTACTTCGTTGTAAACGATGCTTTTTATAACAAAGCATTGCCAAAGGTAGAGTTGCCAGAGGGTGTTATCGTGGATTCTTTGAACAAGATTGCTGCAGAAAACCCTGAATTCATCGGGAAATACTATGCCAAGATTGCCAAAACCGATGAAGATGGCATCACCGCATTGAATACATTCCTGGCACAGGATGGTTTGCTGATTTATGTTCCAAAGAATGTAAAGGTGGAGCGAACCATTCAGGTCATCAATATTCTCCGTTCGGATGTAGATTTGATGGTGAACCGCCGTGTTCTCATCGTGATGGAACCGGGTGCTGAGGCTAAGTTCCTCTTCTGCGACCATGCAGCCGATGACAAGAACTTCCTCGCTACTCAGGTTATCGAGGCATTTGTAGGCGAGAATGCCAGTCTCGACCTCTATTGCCTGGAGGAGACTCATTACAAGAACAGCCGTGTCAGCAACGTTTATATCGAGCAGCAGGCTAACAGCCGTGTAAACCATAACGTCATCACGCTTCATAACGGTATTACCCGCAACCGTCTTGACCTCGTATTCAAGGGCGAGGGAGCTGAGTGCTTCTGCAATGGTTGTGTGATTGCCGACAAGAACCAGGTGGTTGACAACAATACGCTCATCGATCATCAGGTGGGTCATTGTACCAGCAACGAGCTTTATAAGTATGTACTCGATGGTGAGGCACGTGGTGCTTTTGCCGGTAGAGTGCTGGTTCGTCATGGTGCCCAGAAGACTATTTCTCAGGAAACCAACCAGAACCTCTGTGCTACGAAGACTGCCCGCATGTTCACCCAACCGATGCTGGAGATTTATGCCGATGATGTGAAGTGTGCGCACGGTAGTACTGTAGGTCAGCTCAACGATGCCGCATTGTTCTATATGCAGCAGCGTGGTGTGAGCCGCGAGGAGGCTAAGTTGCTCCTTCAGTTTGCATTTATCAACGAAGTCATCGACAAGATGGAGCTGGAGCCATTGCGCGATCGCCTGCATCATCTCGTAGAGAAGCGATTCCGTGGTGAACTCAATAAGTGCGAGGGCTGCAAGCTTTGCAAGTAG
- a CDS encoding ribonuclease HII, with translation MLESHYYKDMVEAGCDEAGRGCLAGSVYAAAVILPPGYQNAELNDSKKLTDKKRKALREQIERDAVAWAVGIVTPEEIDKINILNASFLAMHRALDQLKVRPEAVIVDGNRFKPYKDLPYTTIVKGDGKYMAIAAASILAKTYRDDYMDALAEEYPQYDWKGNKGYPTKKHRAAIREFGVTPYHRMSYNLLGTGELSIDFKD, from the coding sequence ATGTTAGAAAGTCATTATTATAAGGATATGGTAGAGGCTGGCTGCGATGAGGCTGGCAGAGGATGTCTGGCAGGCAGCGTATATGCAGCAGCCGTTATCCTTCCGCCCGGTTATCAGAATGCCGAATTGAACGACAGTAAGAAGCTCACAGATAAGAAGCGCAAGGCGCTCCGCGAGCAGATAGAGCGTGATGCTGTAGCTTGGGCCGTGGGCATTGTTACTCCCGAAGAAATCGATAAAATCAATATCCTCAACGCCAGTTTTCTGGCTATGCACCGTGCCCTGGACCAGCTCAAGGTTCGTCCGGAAGCAGTTATCGTGGATGGCAACCGTTTCAAACCCTATAAGGATTTGCCTTATACAACCATCGTAAAAGGCGACGGCAAGTATATGGCGATAGCTGCGGCAAGCATCCTTGCCAAGACCTATCGTGATGATTACATGGATGCGCTGGCAGAAGAATACCCACAATACGATTGGAAAGGCAACAAGGGCTATCCTACCAAGAAGCATCGTGCTGCCATCAGGGAATTTGGTGTTACGCCTTATCATCGTATGAGCTATAATCTTTTAGGCACTGGAGAATTGAGTATAGATTTCAAGGATTAG
- the infB gene encoding translation initiation factor IF-2, giving the protein MSIRLNKALRELNIGLQTAVEFLEKRKDLGDVKAEPSFKLTDQQYKALNDAFSQDREVRDQAEKLFTKKAKDKKRAPEQKDNRAESLLESNGQQQYKPLGKIDLDNIGKKPAAESVAEKPETAAVSPEQKKDAPKAEQKKEQKPQQASQHKQQMKQENHQKSQQSNAQMNKQNAPQGKKEHHHAKNETAQHSAGAADNSVFTLKSEKKFTANEPKVLGKIDLSSLNQSTRPKKKTKEERRKEREEKMAQQHNERKKRVRINKERVDINAEAKNNGGGNGNNGGNNKKNKNRNRNNNNNNRGNNNNRGNQRQIEVDDEAVARQVKETLARLTSKSQNKKGAKYRKEKREAVQEKLQDQARQEQKESKILKLTEFVTVSELATMMDISVTQVISTLMGVGIMVSINQRLDAETINMVAEEFGFKTEYVSAEVQEAVSEEEDDENDLVPRAPIVTVMGHVDHGKTSLLDYIRNTNVIAGEAGGITQHIGAYSVTLNSGRKVTFLDTPGHEAFTAMRARGAQATDIAIIIIAADDSVMPTTKEAIAHAQAAGVPMVFAINKIDKPGANPDRIREDLANMNLLVEEWGGKYQCQEISAKKGIGVHDLLDKVLLEADMLDLKANPNRRATGTIIESSLDKGRGYVSTVLVANGTLKVGDIVLAGTSWGRVKAMFNERNANIKSAAPAEPAIILGLNGAPTAGDQFHVIETEQEAREIANKREQLQREQGLRTQKRLTLGDISHRIARGEFHELNVIVKGDTDGSVEALSDSFIKLSTEKVQVNVVNKAVGQISENDVMLASASDAVIVGFQVRPSADARKAADREGVEINTYSIIYDAIDDIKSAMVGMLDKVKKEIVTGQVEVKQTFKISKVGTIAGGLVTEGKVHAKDKARVIRDGIVIRTAEIGALKRYKDDVKEVVTGMECGLSLVNYNDIQEGDVIETFTEIEVEQKL; this is encoded by the coding sequence ATGAGCATCAGATTAAATAAAGCACTACGTGAATTAAATATAGGACTTCAGACGGCAGTTGAATTCCTAGAGAAAAGAAAAGACCTGGGAGATGTCAAGGCAGAACCGAGCTTCAAACTCACCGACCAGCAATACAAGGCATTGAATGATGCCTTCAGTCAGGACAGAGAGGTTCGTGATCAGGCTGAGAAACTCTTTACCAAAAAAGCAAAAGATAAGAAGCGTGCGCCAGAGCAGAAGGACAATCGCGCTGAAAGCTTGTTGGAGTCTAATGGACAGCAGCAGTATAAGCCGCTGGGAAAGATTGACTTGGACAATATCGGTAAGAAGCCTGCTGCAGAGTCTGTTGCGGAAAAGCCTGAGACTGCTGCCGTCAGTCCTGAGCAGAAGAAAGACGCTCCTAAGGCTGAGCAAAAGAAGGAACAGAAGCCACAACAGGCTTCTCAGCATAAACAGCAAATGAAACAGGAAAATCATCAGAAATCACAGCAGTCAAACGCTCAGATGAATAAGCAGAATGCTCCTCAGGGAAAGAAAGAGCATCATCATGCTAAGAATGAAACTGCACAGCATTCTGCTGGCGCAGCAGACAACAGCGTGTTTACTCTCAAGAGTGAGAAGAAGTTTACTGCTAATGAGCCTAAGGTGTTGGGCAAGATAGATTTGTCTTCCCTCAACCAGAGTACTCGTCCTAAGAAGAAAACCAAGGAGGAGCGCCGCAAGGAACGTGAGGAGAAAATGGCTCAACAGCACAATGAGCGCAAAAAGCGTGTTCGTATCAACAAAGAACGTGTTGACATCAATGCCGAAGCTAAGAATAATGGCGGAGGTAATGGCAACAACGGCGGTAATAACAAGAAGAACAAAAACCGCAACAGAAATAATAACAATAATAATCGCGGCAATAACAACAACCGCGGTAACCAGCGCCAAATCGAGGTTGATGACGAGGCTGTAGCACGCCAGGTTAAGGAGACTCTTGCACGTTTGACCAGCAAGAGTCAGAACAAGAAGGGTGCTAAGTACCGTAAGGAGAAGCGTGAGGCTGTTCAGGAGAAGTTGCAGGATCAGGCTCGTCAGGAGCAGAAGGAAAGCAAGATCCTGAAACTTACTGAGTTCGTTACCGTTAGCGAGTTGGCTACGATGATGGATATCAGCGTTACTCAGGTTATCTCTACGCTGATGGGCGTAGGTATCATGGTTTCTATCAACCAGCGCCTGGATGCAGAGACCATCAACATGGTAGCTGAGGAGTTCGGTTTCAAGACCGAATACGTGAGTGCCGAGGTTCAGGAGGCCGTGAGCGAGGAAGAGGATGATGAGAACGACTTGGTTCCACGTGCTCCAATCGTAACCGTCATGGGTCACGTAGACCACGGTAAGACCTCTTTGCTCGACTATATTCGCAATACCAATGTGATTGCCGGTGAGGCAGGTGGTATTACCCAGCATATCGGTGCATACAGTGTTACGCTGAACAGTGGCCGCAAGGTTACCTTCCTGGATACTCCAGGTCACGAGGCGTTTACCGCCATGCGTGCCCGTGGTGCCCAGGCTACCGATATCGCCATCATCATTATCGCAGCCGATGACTCTGTGATGCCTACTACCAAGGAGGCTATCGCTCATGCCCAGGCTGCCGGTGTGCCTATGGTATTCGCAATCAACAAGATTGATAAGCCAGGTGCTAACCCAGACCGTATCCGTGAGGACTTGGCTAATATGAACCTGCTCGTTGAGGAGTGGGGTGGTAAGTATCAGTGCCAGGAAATCAGTGCCAAGAAGGGTATCGGTGTTCACGATTTGCTCGACAAAGTGCTCCTCGAGGCTGACATGCTCGACTTGAAGGCTAACCCTAACCGTCGTGCAACAGGTACCATCATCGAGTCTTCTCTCGACAAGGGTCGTGGATATGTTTCTACCGTATTGGTTGCCAACGGTACCTTGAAGGTAGGCGACATCGTACTCGCTGGTACTTCTTGGGGTCGTGTCAAGGCGATGTTCAATGAGCGTAATGCCAACATCAAGTCAGCAGCTCCTGCTGAGCCAGCTATCATCCTCGGTTTGAATGGTGCGCCTACTGCAGGTGACCAGTTCCACGTAATCGAGACTGAGCAGGAGGCTCGCGAAATCGCCAACAAGCGTGAGCAGTTGCAGCGTGAGCAGGGCTTGCGTACTCAGAAGCGCTTGACCCTGGGTGATATCTCTCACCGTATCGCACGTGGTGAGTTCCATGAGTTGAACGTTATCGTGAAGGGTGATACCGATGGTTCTGTTGAGGCTTTGAGCGACTCATTCATCAAGCTTTCTACCGAGAAGGTTCAGGTGAACGTGGTGAACAAGGCTGTGGGTCAGATTTCAGAGAACGACGTGATGCTGGCATCTGCTTCAGATGCAGTCATCGTTGGTTTCCAGGTTCGTCCATCTGCCGATGCTCGTAAGGCTGCCGACCGTGAGGGTGTTGAAATCAACACATACTCTATCATCTACGATGCTATCGACGATATCAAGAGTGCGATGGTTGGTATGCTCGACAAGGTGAAGAAGGAAATCGTTACCGGTCAGGTTGAGGTTAAGCAGACCTTCAAGATTTCTAAGGTGGGTACTATTGCCGGTGGTCTCGTTACCGAGGGTAAGGTGCACGCTAAGGATAAGGCTCGCGTCATCCGTGACGGTATCGTGATCCGTACTGCTGAAATCGGTGCCTTGAAGCGTTACAAGGACGATGTCAAGGAGGTGGTTACCGGTATGGAATGCGGTTTGAGCCTCGTCAACTACAACGATATCCAGGAGGGCGACGTTATCGAGACCTTCACTGAGATCGAGGTAGAGCAGAAGCTTTAA
- the sufB gene encoding Fe-S cluster assembly protein SufB, translated as MAEKEKEQNQVVKDVIDQKYEYGFTTDVHTEIIEKGLNEDVVRLISQKKGEPDWMLEFRLKAYNYWKTLKEPKWGHVHVPPIDYQEISYYADPLAKKPKNKEIDPELEKTFDKLGIPLEERLALSGTAVDAIMDSVSVKTTFKEKLREKGVIFCSIGEAVKEHPDLVREYLGTVVPYRDNFYAALNSCVFSDGSFVYIPKGVRCPMELSSYFRINARNTGQFERTLIIADDDAYVSYLEGCTAPMRDENQLHAAIVEIIVKDNAEVKYSTVQNWYPGDEHGKGGVLNLVTKRGDLRGVNSKLSWTQVETGSAITWKYPSCILRGDNSVAEFYSVAVTNNYQEADTGTKMIHMGKNTKSTIISKGISAGHSQNSYRGLVRATSNADNARNYSSCDSLLLGSDCGAHTFPYMDAHNDTAVFEHEATTSKISEDQLFYCNQRGIPTEEAVGLIVNGYAKDVLNKLPMEFAVEAQKLLSVSLEGTVG; from the coding sequence ATGGCAGAGAAAGAGAAAGAACAGAATCAGGTTGTCAAGGATGTGATAGACCAGAAATACGAGTATGGTTTTACCACCGATGTACATACTGAAATCATAGAAAAGGGTCTCAACGAGGATGTTGTGCGCCTGATCTCGCAGAAGAAGGGAGAGCCAGACTGGATGCTCGAATTTCGTCTGAAAGCCTACAATTACTGGAAGACGCTCAAGGAGCCAAAGTGGGGACACGTTCACGTGCCACCTATTGACTACCAGGAAATTTCATACTATGCCGACCCTTTGGCAAAGAAGCCGAAGAACAAGGAGATTGATCCTGAGTTGGAGAAGACATTCGACAAACTCGGTATTCCTCTGGAGGAGCGTCTGGCTTTGAGCGGTACCGCCGTAGATGCCATCATGGACTCTGTGTCGGTGAAGACTACTTTCAAGGAGAAACTCCGTGAGAAGGGCGTCATCTTCTGCAGTATCGGAGAAGCTGTGAAGGAGCATCCTGATTTGGTAAGAGAGTATCTGGGAACTGTAGTTCCTTATCGTGATAACTTTTATGCAGCCTTGAACAGTTGCGTATTCAGTGATGGCTCATTCGTTTATATTCCTAAGGGCGTCCGCTGTCCGATGGAATTGAGCAGTTACTTCCGCATCAATGCCCGTAACACCGGTCAGTTTGAGCGTACATTGATTATCGCTGATGATGATGCTTATGTTTCTTATCTGGAGGGATGTACAGCGCCGATGCGTGATGAGAACCAGCTCCATGCGGCTATCGTAGAGATTATCGTCAAGGATAATGCTGAGGTGAAATACTCTACCGTTCAGAACTGGTATCCTGGTGATGAGCATGGTAAGGGTGGTGTGCTGAACCTGGTAACCAAGCGAGGCGACTTGCGCGGTGTGAACTCTAAGTTGAGCTGGACTCAGGTAGAGACGGGTTCTGCGATTACCTGGAAGTATCCTTCCTGTATCTTGCGTGGCGACAACTCTGTAGCTGAGTTCTACAGCGTAGCTGTTACCAACAACTATCAGGAGGCTGATACCGGTACCAAGATGATTCACATGGGTAAGAACACCAAGAGTACCATCATCTCGAAGGGTATTTCGGCAGGTCATAGCCAGAACTCCTATCGTGGTCTGGTTCGTGCCACATCCAATGCCGATAATGCGCGCAACTACAGTTCCTGCGACTCTTTGTTGCTGGGCAGCGATTGTGGAGCGCATACCTTCCCATATATGGATGCCCATAACGACACAGCCGTGTTCGAGCATGAGGCAACTACCTCGAAGATTTCAGAAGACCAGCTCTTCTATTGCAATCAGCGAGGTATTCCTACCGAGGAGGCTGTCGGCTTGATCGTAAACGGTTATGCCAAGGATGTGCTTAACAAGTTGCCTATGGAGTTTGCCGTTGAGGCACAGAAACTCCTGAGTGTTTCACTCGAAGGAACCGTAGGATAG
- the sufC gene encoding Fe-S cluster assembly ATPase SufC, giving the protein MLEVKNLHATIAGKEILKGINLTINDGEIHAIMGPNGSGKSTLSAVLTGNPLYTVTEGEAIFNGKNLLDMKPEDRAREGLFLSFQYPVEIPGVSMTNFMRAAINAKREYQGLEPLNTSEFMKLMREKRELVELDSKLARRSVNEGFSGGEKKRNEIFQMAMLEPKLSILDETDSGLDVDAMRIVADGVNKMHTDKTSAIVITHYERLLDMIKPSVVHVLYKGRIVKTAGPELAKEIEARGYDWIKAEVDEK; this is encoded by the coding sequence ATGTTAGAGGTAAAGAATCTGCATGCAACTATTGCAGGCAAAGAAATATTGAAAGGTATCAACCTGACTATCAACGATGGTGAGATACATGCTATCATGGGACCTAACGGTTCCGGTAAGTCAACCTTGAGCGCTGTGCTTACAGGTAACCCTCTCTATACCGTAACCGAGGGCGAGGCTATCTTCAACGGCAAGAACCTTCTGGATATGAAGCCAGAGGACCGTGCCCGTGAAGGCTTGTTCCTCTCTTTCCAGTATCCGGTGGAGATTCCTGGCGTATCCATGACCAACTTCATGCGTGCGGCTATCAATGCCAAGCGTGAGTATCAGGGGTTGGAACCATTGAACACAAGCGAATTCATGAAGCTGATGCGTGAGAAGCGCGAGTTGGTGGAATTGGACAGCAAGTTGGCTCGCCGTTCAGTAAACGAAGGTTTCTCGGGTGGTGAGAAGAAGCGCAACGAGATTTTCCAGATGGCTATGCTGGAGCCAAAGCTTTCTATTCTCGATGAAACCGACTCTGGTCTCGACGTGGATGCGATGCGTATTGTAGCAGATGGTGTGAACAAGATGCATACCGACAAGACATCTGCCATCGTCATCACTCACTACGAGCGTCTGCTCGATATGATTAAGCCAAGTGTGGTTCACGTACTCTATAAGGGTAGAATCGTGAAGACTGCCGGTCCTGAACTTGCCAAGGAGATTGAGGCTCGTGGCTACGACTGGATCAAGGCTGAAGTAGATGAGAAATAA
- a CDS encoding aminotransferase class V-fold PLP-dependent enzyme: MYDINQVRADFPILSRKVYDKPLVYLDNAATTQKPLCVLDAMRDEYLNVNANVHRGVHYLSQQATDLHEAARETVRKFINAPKVEEVIFTRGTTESLNLVVSSFCDAFMSEGDEVIISTMEHHSNIVPWQLQAAKKGIAIRVIPINDKGEINLDEFANLFTERTKIVSIAQVSNVLGTVNPVKEMIKIAHEHDVPVMVDGAQSTPHFAVDVQDMDCDFFAFSGHKIYGPTGIGVLYGKEKWLDKLPPYQGGGEMIESVSFEKTTFEKLPFKFEAGTPDYVATHGLAKAIDYVSVLGMDNIAKHEQELTRYCMEQMRTIDGIRLFGEQEGKDAVVSFLVGDIHHMDMGTLLDRLGIAVRTGHHCAQPLMDRYGILGTVRASFALYNTKEEIDALVAGVKRVAMMF; this comes from the coding sequence ATGTATGATATCAATCAAGTAAGAGCAGATTTCCCGATTTTATCGAGAAAGGTCTATGATAAGCCATTGGTGTATCTGGATAATGCGGCAACCACGCAGAAGCCATTGTGCGTGCTCGATGCCATGCGCGACGAGTATCTCAATGTAAATGCGAATGTGCATCGTGGTGTTCACTATCTCTCTCAGCAGGCCACCGACCTACATGAGGCAGCCCGCGAAACTGTGCGCAAGTTTATCAATGCGCCTAAGGTTGAGGAAGTCATCTTTACCCGCGGTACTACCGAGAGTCTGAATCTCGTGGTTTCATCGTTCTGCGATGCCTTTATGAGCGAGGGCGACGAGGTGATTATCTCTACCATGGAACATCATTCCAATATTGTGCCTTGGCAGTTGCAGGCTGCCAAGAAGGGAATCGCCATCCGTGTAATCCCTATTAACGATAAAGGTGAGATTAACCTCGATGAATTCGCCAATTTATTTACCGAACGCACCAAAATCGTGAGCATTGCCCAGGTGAGCAACGTGCTCGGTACGGTGAATCCGGTAAAAGAGATGATTAAGATAGCTCATGAGCATGATGTGCCTGTCATGGTGGATGGCGCTCAGAGTACTCCTCACTTCGCAGTGGATGTACAGGATATGGATTGCGATTTCTTCGCTTTCAGCGGACATAAGATTTATGGTCCTACCGGTATCGGTGTGCTTTACGGCAAGGAGAAATGGCTCGACAAGTTGCCTCCTTATCAGGGCGGTGGCGAAATGATTGAGAGTGTAAGTTTCGAAAAGACTACTTTCGAGAAGTTGCCTTTCAAGTTCGAGGCTGGTACTCCTGATTATGTAGCTACCCACGGTCTGGCAAAAGCCATCGATTATGTTTCTGTGCTCGGCATGGATAACATTGCCAAGCACGAGCAGGAACTCACCCGCTACTGTATGGAGCAGATGCGAACCATCGATGGAATCAGACTTTTTGGTGAACAGGAGGGCAAAGATGCCGTTGTCAGCTTCTTGGTTGGTGATATTCATCACATGGATATGGGCACCTTGCTCGACCGTCTGGGCATCGCTGTACGTACCGGTCATCATTGCGCTCAGCCTTTGATGGACCGCTATGGTATTCTCGGCACCGTTCGTGCCAGCTTTGCCCTATATAATACAAAGGAAGAAATAGATGCGCTTGTAGCGGGCGTAAAACGAGTGGCTATGATGTTCTAA